The following coding sequences lie in one Rutidosis leptorrhynchoides isolate AG116_Rl617_1_P2 chromosome 4, CSIRO_AGI_Rlap_v1, whole genome shotgun sequence genomic window:
- the LOC139843593 gene encoding serine/threonine-protein kinase AtPK2/AtPK19-like, which translates to MVSSQLTALMENKTFKSSKNYLNFHLNNPDSILDDVELDFSDTFGPLPVHGNSEISTETIYDDPVVIHTRSHSLVGPTPRVSHLLNLKKLTICEADESLDLMEDFSDVIDEGVEECFENGETGSKVESIGLEDFEVMKVVGQGAFGKVYQVRKRDTLDIYAMKVVRKDKIVEKNHAEYMKAERDILTKIDHPFIVQLRYSFQTKYRLYLVLDFVNGGHLFFQLYHHGLFREDLARIYAAEIVSAVSHLHANGIMHRDLKPENILLDVDGHALLTDFGLAKEFDENARSNSLCGTVEYMSPEIILGKGHDKAADWWSVGILLFEMLTGQPPFHGGNREKIQKKIVKDKLKMPAFLTSEAHCLLKGLLQKDPNKRLGNGLMGSDDIKHHKWFKPINWKKLDARQIQPSFIPEVSGNQCIANFDKRWTDMSLLDSPASSPSGSTNLFQGFTYVKPAASFLQRNSPVC; encoded by the exons ATGGTTTCTTCTCAATTAACCGCTTTAATGGAAAACAAAACGTTCAAATCCTCAAAGAATTATTTAAACTTTCATTTGAACAATCCCGATAGCATATTGGATGATGTTGAACTCGACTTTTCGGATACATTTGGACCTCTACCGGTGCATGGAAATTCTGAAATTTCTACCGAGACAATATACGATGACCCTGTGGTCATTCACACCCGTTCACATTCGTTAGTGGGTCCCACACCGCGTGTCAGCCACTTGCTAAATCTTAAAAAGCTTACCATATGTGAGGCCGATGAATCATTGGATCTCATGGAAGATTTTAGTGACGTGATAGACGAAGGAGTTGAGGAATGTTTTGAAAACGGAGAGACGGGTTCGAAGGTTGAGAGTATTGGGCTTGAAGATTTTGAGGTGATGAAAGTTGTGGGCCAAGGAGCATTTGGAAAAGTATATCAAGTGAGAAAAAGGGATACTTTGGATATATATGCAATGAAGGTTGTTAGGAAGGATAAGATTGTGGAGAAAAATCATGCTGAATATATGAAAGCAGAACGTGATATTTTAACAAAGATCGATCATCCCTTTATAGTCCAACTCCGTTACTCTTTTCAG ACTAAATATAGACTTTACCTTGTTTTGGACTTTGTGAATGGAGGACATCTTTTTTTCCAGTTATATCACCATGGCTTGTTccg AGAGGATTTGGCCCGTATTTACGCTGCAGAGATTGTTTCGGCTGTTTCTCACCTTCATGCAAATGGCATAATGCACAGGGATCTTAAGCCTGAAAATATTCTACTTGATGTTGATGGCCAT GCTTTGCTTACAGACTTTGGACTAGCAAAAGAATTTGATGAGAACGCGCGATCGAATTCATTATGTGGGACCGTAGAATACATGTCACCTGAAATTATCCTTGGCAAGGGCCACGACAAGGCTGCTGACTGGTGGAGTGTTGGAATCCTCTTGTTTGAGATGCTCACAGGCCAG CCACCATTTCATGGAGGGAACCGAGAGAAAATACAGAAAAAGATAGTAAAGGATAAATTGAAGATGCCTGCATTCTTGACTAGCGAAGCACACTGTCTGCTTAAAGGG TTGCTGCAAAAGGATCCAAACAAGAGGCTTGGCAACGGGTTAATGGGAAGTGATGATATAAAGCATCACAAGTGGTTCAAACCAATCAACTGGAAGAAACTTGACGCACGACAAATTCAACCGAGTTTTATTCCGGAAGTTTCCGGAAACCAATGCATTGCCAACTTTGATAAACGCTGGACTGATATGTCACTACTTGACTCTCCCGCATCCAGCCCAAGTGGGTCCACTAACCTCTTTCAAGGCTTCACTTATGTCAAGCCGGCAGCCTCGTTTCTTCAGAGAAACAGCCCAGTCTGCTAA
- the LOC139844350 gene encoding mannan endo-1,4-beta-mannosidase 6-like, with translation MEDESWTMVQKNGNQFVVNDQPFYVNGFNTYWLMVFAVDESTRGKVTELFKQASSVGLTVCRTWAFNDGQWHALQKKPAVYDENVFKALDFVVSEAKRFKIRLILSLTNNWDAYGGKPQYVKWGKEAGLNVTDDDDFFSHPTLKSYYKSHVKTLLNRVNTITNVIYKDDPTIFAWELINEARCPSDPSGNKLQEWIEEMAVCVKTIDPKHLVEIGVEGYYGPSTPNKVKYNPNDYAQHEGTDFIRNHQVLGVDFASVHVYADAWISQSEADAYIAFTKSWMQSHIDDAERYLKMPVIFSEFGLSTKDPGYNTSFRNNLMSTVYNTLLDSARKGGSGGGSLVWQLFPDGTEYMDDGYALILSKSPSTSDIISRHSTRLSLFNSLCKWKCHWGCKKKHHIDELNYHDEL, from the exons ATGGAAGATGAATCATGGACAATGGTGCAGAAAAACGGAAACCAGTTTGTGGTTAATGATCAACCGTTTTATGTAAACGGATTCAATACTTACTGGTTGATGGTATTTGCTGTAGATGAATCTACACGAGGGAAAGTTACTGAGTTATTTAAACAAGCTTCGAGTGTGGGATTAACAGTGTGTCGAACATGGGCTTTTAACGACGGTCAATGGCATGCCCTTCAGAAAAAACCAGCTGTTTATGATGAAAATGTTTTCAAG GCTTTAGATTTTGTGGTGAGTGAAGCAAAGAGATTCAAGATTAGGCTTATATTGTCATTAACTAACAATTGGGATGCTTATGGTGGTAAACCACAATATGTCAAATGGGGCAAAGAAGCTGGCTTAAATGTGACCGATGATGACGATTTCTTCTCTCACCCTACTCTTAAAAGCTACTATAAGTCCCATGTCAAG ACTCTGCTAAATAGAGTGAATACGATCACCAACGTAATATACAAGGATGATCCAACCATTTTCGCTTGGGAACTGATTAACGAGGCGAGGTGTCCATCAGATCCTTCAGGGAATAAACTGCAG GAATGGATAGAAGAAATGGCGGTGTGCGTGAAAACAATAGATCCGAAGCATTTAGTAGAGATTGGTGTTGAAGGATATTACGGTCCTTCGACACCTAACAAGGTTAAGTACAATCCAAACGATTACGCTCAACATGAGGGAACTGAtttcatcagaaaccatcaagttctTGGTGTCGATTTTGCTTCAGTTCATGTGTACGCTGATGCTTG GATTTCACAATCAGAAGCCGATGCTTACATCGCCTTCACTAAATCATGGATGCAATCACACATCGATGACGCCGAAAGATACTTAAAAATGCCAGTGATTTTCAGCGAATTTGGTTTATCAACAAAAGACCCCGGTTACAACACATCATTTAGGAACAACTTGATGAGCACAGTGTACAATACCTTACTGGATTCAGCGAGAAAAGGAGGAAGTGGAGGTGGGAGTCTCGTGTGGCAGCTGTTTCCTGACGGAACGGAATATATGGACGATGGGTACGCACTTATTTTATCAAAGTCTCCTTCGACTTCAGATATCATATCTCGACACTCAACAAGGCTCTCGCTTTTTAACTCGTTATGCAAATGGAAATGTCACTGGGGTTGCAAAAAGAAGCATCACATTGACGAGTTGAACTACCACGACGagctttaa
- the LOC139844677 gene encoding mannan endo-1,4-beta-mannosidase 6-like gives MVQKNGNQFVLNGQPFYVNGFNSYWLMTFAVDESTREKVTELFNQASSVGLTVCRTWGFNDGDQEHALQIKPSVYDENVFKAFDFVVSEAKRFKIRLILTLVNNWVDYGGKAQYVKWGKEAGLNLTHDDDFFSHPTLRGYYQSYVKTVLNRVNTITNITYKDDPTIFAWELMNEPRCQSDPSGDKLQEWIEEMAFYVKTIDRKHLVDIGLEGFYGPSTPNKVKHNPYNYSKQEGTDFIRNHQVLGVDFASVHMYADSWIERPIPNARITFIKSWMKNHIHDAEKYLKMPVIIGEFGVSTKYTGYNTSLRNNLMSLVYNIIFHSAKKGGSGGGSLVWQLFPEGMEYMDDGYGVYLTKSASTANVIYRQNTRLSLLNSLCKWTCRWGCKKKHGVDVLNYKDEL, from the exons ATGGTACAGAAAAATGGGAATCAGTTTGTTTTAAACGGTCAACCGTTTTATGTAAACGGATTCAACAGTTACTGGTTAATGACATTTGCTGTAGATGAGTCTACAAGAGAAAAAGTTACCGAGTTATTTAATCAAGCATCGAGTGTAGGATTAACAGTGTGTCGAACATGGGGTTTTAACGACGGTGATCAGGAACATGCTTTGCAGATAAAACCTTCCGTTTATGATGAAAATGTTTTCAAG GCTTTCGATTTTGTGGTGAGTGAAGCAAAAAGATTCAAGATTAGACTTATTTTGACATTGGTCAACAATTGGGTTGACTATGGTGGTAAAGCGCAGTACGTCAAATGGGGCAAAGAAGCTGGCTTAAATTTGACACACGATGACGATTTTTTCTCTCATCCAACTCTTAGAGGCTACTATCAGTCTTATGTCAAG ACGGTGTTAAATAGAGTGAATACGATAACCAACATAACTTACAAGGATGATCCAACTATTTTCGCTTGGGAACTGATGAATGAGCCGAGATGTCAATCAGATCCTTCAGGAGATAAACTGCAG GAATGGATTGAGGAAATGGCATTTTACGTGAAAACTATTGATCGTAAGCATCTAGTAGATATTGGTCTTGAAGGATTTTATGGTCCTTCAACACCTAACAAGGTTAAACACAATCCCTACAATTATTCTAAACAAGAGGGAACCGAtttcatcagaaaccatcaagttctTGGTGTTGATTTTGCTTCAGTTCATATGTATGCCGACTCTTG GATTGAACGACCAATACCAAACGCCCGTATCACTTTCATAAAATCATGGATGAAAAATCATATCCACGATGCTGAAAAGTACTTGAAAATGCCGGTGATTATTGGCGAATTTGGTGTATCTACAAAATATACGGGGTACAACACATCACTAAGGAACAACTTGATGAGCTTAGTGTACAACATTATATTTCATTCGGCTAAAAAAGGTGGCAGTGGAGGTGGGAGTCTTGTATGGCAGCTTTTTCCCGAGGGAATGGAATATATGGATGATGGGTACGGAGTTTATTTAACAAAGTCTGCTTCAACGGCGAATGTTATTTATCGACAAAACACAAGGCTCTCGTTATTAAACTCGCTATGTAAATGGACATGCCGTTGGGGTTGTAAAAAGAAGCATGGAGTTGATGTTTTAAACTACAAGGACGAGCTTTAG
- the LOC139843595 gene encoding thioredoxin H-type-like — MGLCFSSSPPEEDESENQPHFAGGNVTLITTMDAWDRKLSEAKTQGKIVIANFSASWCGPCKSVAPYYIELSEKHPSLMFLTIDVDALTEFSTQWEVKATPTFFFLRDGQQFDKLVGANKVELENKITTIAASQK, encoded by the exons ATGGGACTTTGCTTCTCCTCG AGTCCACCTGAAGAAGATGAGTCTGAGAATCAACCTCATTTTGCGGGAGGTAATGTGACACTTATCACTACCATGGATGCTTGGGACCGAAAGCTGTCAGAAGCAAAAACGCAAGGCAAAATA GTGATAGCCAACTTCAGTGCATCTTGGTGTGGTCCTTGCAAATCAGTTGCACCTTACTACATTGAGCTTTCCGAGAAGCATCCTTCTCTCATGTTTCTAACGATAGACGTAGATGCATTAACG GAGTTTAGCACACAATGGGAGGTAAAAGCTACACCAACATTCTTCTTCCTTAGAGATGGGCAGCAATTTGATAAACTTGTGGGAGCCAACAAGGTAGAACTCGAGAACAAGATAACCACCATTGCCGCCAGTCAAAAGTAA